A stretch of Hippoglossus hippoglossus isolate fHipHip1 chromosome 20, fHipHip1.pri, whole genome shotgun sequence DNA encodes these proteins:
- the pex2 gene encoding peroxisome biogenesis factor 2 isoform X1: protein MGINLALTPWLGGVFGLENGDNQERTAGSSAPETDAEPQTPVLRITQLDALELDSALEQLVWTQFSQCFQNCRPGLLTPLEPELRALLHLLVWRFTLYSSSTTVGQSLLSLHYHSTLSSSPRYSPLSSRQKLGLALLTAGPRWLQDRSHSLLLCLGLTSGGPGGDNGWVRTCLTLVSSIAQLAGLLNFLVFLRKGRHPVLAERITGAQAVFSKASVHRDIDYQYMNRELMWHGFAEFLIFLLPLINTGKLKATVSSLVFGGERATGEGEKEEQGVWKECGLCGEWPTMPHTVGCRHVFCYYCIKSHSIADACLTCPKCGAEAGQPEPVRMEEEVIGRR from the coding sequence GTTTGGAAAACGGGGACAACCAGGAAAGGACAGCTGGAAGCTCTGCTCCAGAAACTGATGCCGAGCCGCAGACCCCAGTGCTGCGCATCACTCAGCTGGATGCCCTCGAGCTCGACTCTGCCCTCGAGCAGCTGGTATGGACCCAGTTCTCCCAGTGCTTCCAGAACTGCCGCCCCGGCCTGCTCACGCCTCTGGAGCCTGAACTGAGGGCTCTGCTCCATCTGCTCGTGTGGAGGTTCACACTCTATTCCAGCAGCACCACCGTGGGCCAGTCTTTACTCAGCCTGCACTACCACAGcactctgtcctcctccccccGTTACAGTCCTCTGTCCAGCAGGCAGAAGTTGGGTCTGGCCCTGCTCACCGCCGGCCCCCGCTGGCTCCAGGACCGTTCCCATagcctgctgctgtgtttgggTTTGACTTCAGGAGGGCCTGGAGGAGACAATGGTTGGGTCCGTACTTGCCTGACACTTGTTTCTAGTATTGCCCAGCTTGCAGGTCTCCTCAACTTCCTTGTGTTCCTGAGGAAAGGTCGCCATCCTGTCCTGGCTGAAAGGATCACGGGAGCTCAGGCGGTTTTCAGCAAGGCCAGTGTGCACCGGGACATAGACTACCAGTACATGAACCGGGAGCTGATGTGGCACGGCTTCGCTGAGTTCCTCATCTTCCTGTTGCCACTGATCAATACGGGGAAACTGAAGGCAACGGTGTCTTCACTTGTTTTTGGGGGAGAAAGGGCCactggggagggagagaaggaagagcAAGGGGTGTGGAAGGAGTGTGGCCTGTGCGGAGAGTGGCCCACGATGCCTCATACAGTGGGTTGCCGGCATGTCTTCTGCTACTACTGCATCAAAAGCCACAGCATTGCAGACGCTTGCCTCACCTGTCCCAAATGTGGTGCAGAGGCCGGGCAACCGGAGCCGgtcaggatggaggaggaggtgattgGCAGGCGATGA
- the pex2 gene encoding peroxisome biogenesis factor 2 isoform X3, producing the protein MGLENGDNQERTAGSSAPETDAEPQTPVLRITQLDALELDSALEQLVWTQFSQCFQNCRPGLLTPLEPELRALLHLLVWRFTLYSSSTTVGQSLLSLHYHSTLSSSPRYSPLSSRQKLGLALLTAGPRWLQDRSHSLLLCLGLTSGGPGGDNGWVRTCLTLVSSIAQLAGLLNFLVFLRKGRHPVLAERITGAQAVFSKASVHRDIDYQYMNRELMWHGFAEFLIFLLPLINTGKLKATVSSLVFGGERATGEGEKEEQGVWKECGLCGEWPTMPHTVGCRHVFCYYCIKSHSIADACLTCPKCGAEAGQPEPVRMEEEVIGRR; encoded by the coding sequence GTTTGGAAAACGGGGACAACCAGGAAAGGACAGCTGGAAGCTCTGCTCCAGAAACTGATGCCGAGCCGCAGACCCCAGTGCTGCGCATCACTCAGCTGGATGCCCTCGAGCTCGACTCTGCCCTCGAGCAGCTGGTATGGACCCAGTTCTCCCAGTGCTTCCAGAACTGCCGCCCCGGCCTGCTCACGCCTCTGGAGCCTGAACTGAGGGCTCTGCTCCATCTGCTCGTGTGGAGGTTCACACTCTATTCCAGCAGCACCACCGTGGGCCAGTCTTTACTCAGCCTGCACTACCACAGcactctgtcctcctccccccGTTACAGTCCTCTGTCCAGCAGGCAGAAGTTGGGTCTGGCCCTGCTCACCGCCGGCCCCCGCTGGCTCCAGGACCGTTCCCATagcctgctgctgtgtttgggTTTGACTTCAGGAGGGCCTGGAGGAGACAATGGTTGGGTCCGTACTTGCCTGACACTTGTTTCTAGTATTGCCCAGCTTGCAGGTCTCCTCAACTTCCTTGTGTTCCTGAGGAAAGGTCGCCATCCTGTCCTGGCTGAAAGGATCACGGGAGCTCAGGCGGTTTTCAGCAAGGCCAGTGTGCACCGGGACATAGACTACCAGTACATGAACCGGGAGCTGATGTGGCACGGCTTCGCTGAGTTCCTCATCTTCCTGTTGCCACTGATCAATACGGGGAAACTGAAGGCAACGGTGTCTTCACTTGTTTTTGGGGGAGAAAGGGCCactggggagggagagaaggaagagcAAGGGGTGTGGAAGGAGTGTGGCCTGTGCGGAGAGTGGCCCACGATGCCTCATACAGTGGGTTGCCGGCATGTCTTCTGCTACTACTGCATCAAAAGCCACAGCATTGCAGACGCTTGCCTCACCTGTCCCAAATGTGGTGCAGAGGCCGGGCAACCGGAGCCGgtcaggatggaggaggaggtgattgGCAGGCGATGA
- the pex2 gene encoding peroxisome biogenesis factor 2 isoform X2 produces MAGLENGDNQERTAGSSAPETDAEPQTPVLRITQLDALELDSALEQLVWTQFSQCFQNCRPGLLTPLEPELRALLHLLVWRFTLYSSSTTVGQSLLSLHYHSTLSSSPRYSPLSSRQKLGLALLTAGPRWLQDRSHSLLLCLGLTSGGPGGDNGWVRTCLTLVSSIAQLAGLLNFLVFLRKGRHPVLAERITGAQAVFSKASVHRDIDYQYMNRELMWHGFAEFLIFLLPLINTGKLKATVSSLVFGGERATGEGEKEEQGVWKECGLCGEWPTMPHTVGCRHVFCYYCIKSHSIADACLTCPKCGAEAGQPEPVRMEEEVIGRR; encoded by the coding sequence CAGGTTTGGAAAACGGGGACAACCAGGAAAGGACAGCTGGAAGCTCTGCTCCAGAAACTGATGCCGAGCCGCAGACCCCAGTGCTGCGCATCACTCAGCTGGATGCCCTCGAGCTCGACTCTGCCCTCGAGCAGCTGGTATGGACCCAGTTCTCCCAGTGCTTCCAGAACTGCCGCCCCGGCCTGCTCACGCCTCTGGAGCCTGAACTGAGGGCTCTGCTCCATCTGCTCGTGTGGAGGTTCACACTCTATTCCAGCAGCACCACCGTGGGCCAGTCTTTACTCAGCCTGCACTACCACAGcactctgtcctcctccccccGTTACAGTCCTCTGTCCAGCAGGCAGAAGTTGGGTCTGGCCCTGCTCACCGCCGGCCCCCGCTGGCTCCAGGACCGTTCCCATagcctgctgctgtgtttgggTTTGACTTCAGGAGGGCCTGGAGGAGACAATGGTTGGGTCCGTACTTGCCTGACACTTGTTTCTAGTATTGCCCAGCTTGCAGGTCTCCTCAACTTCCTTGTGTTCCTGAGGAAAGGTCGCCATCCTGTCCTGGCTGAAAGGATCACGGGAGCTCAGGCGGTTTTCAGCAAGGCCAGTGTGCACCGGGACATAGACTACCAGTACATGAACCGGGAGCTGATGTGGCACGGCTTCGCTGAGTTCCTCATCTTCCTGTTGCCACTGATCAATACGGGGAAACTGAAGGCAACGGTGTCTTCACTTGTTTTTGGGGGAGAAAGGGCCactggggagggagagaaggaagagcAAGGGGTGTGGAAGGAGTGTGGCCTGTGCGGAGAGTGGCCCACGATGCCTCATACAGTGGGTTGCCGGCATGTCTTCTGCTACTACTGCATCAAAAGCCACAGCATTGCAGACGCTTGCCTCACCTGTCCCAAATGTGGTGCAGAGGCCGGGCAACCGGAGCCGgtcaggatggaggaggaggtgattgGCAGGCGATGA